One Bacteroidales bacterium DNA segment encodes these proteins:
- a CDS encoding DUF3822 family protein, with amino-acid sequence MPETGNNSEIKADIDLIDEIFDISQSESYHLSIQIAEKGLSFCIFNTVISKYIVLRHYQFAGLNTLIDSCKKIFETDELLQASYKSCWCLEVSSRSTLVPERFFDSSDAEEYLSFNHGVKKNEQVMHNFVSGAQLYNVFSVPLEIKILLEEYHPKLKWFHHASPFIEWMMLHPQPASPITLHFYGGYMDILLIKNKQLLLYNTFEVNTPADSIYFLAGVLSLHKMSLSSTSVSYAGELKESPLYVEMIRKYVLRINECEPFSTITYSHYLIESMRKRFINLFNLYGCAS; translated from the coding sequence ATGCCGGAAACTGGGAATAATTCGGAGATAAAAGCAGATATAGACCTGATTGATGAAATTTTTGATATTTCCCAATCAGAGAGTTATCATTTATCCATCCAAATTGCAGAGAAGGGGTTATCATTTTGCATATTTAACACGGTAATCAGCAAATACATTGTATTGCGGCATTATCAGTTTGCAGGATTAAATACCCTTATTGATTCTTGCAAAAAAATTTTTGAAACAGATGAATTATTACAAGCGTCATATAAAAGTTGTTGGTGTCTTGAAGTATCATCGCGTTCTACTTTAGTTCCAGAGCGTTTTTTCGATTCATCGGATGCTGAAGAATACTTATCCTTCAACCATGGAGTAAAGAAGAATGAACAGGTAATGCATAACTTTGTATCCGGGGCACAATTATATAATGTCTTTTCTGTTCCGCTTGAAATAAAAATATTACTGGAAGAATACCATCCAAAGCTTAAATGGTTCCATCATGCTTCACCTTTTATTGAATGGATGATGCTCCATCCACAACCAGCTTCACCAATTACCTTACATTTTTATGGTGGTTATATGGATATTCTTCTTATAAAAAACAAACAACTGTTACTATACAACACATTTGAAGTCAATACTCCTGCAGATTCCATTTATTTTCTCGCAGGAGTATTGAGTCTTCATAAGATGTCGCTATCTTCGACTAGTGTTTCCTATGCCGGAGAATTGAAAGAGAGCCCGCTTTATGTTGAAATGATCCGGAAGTATGTATTACGGATAAATGAATGTGAGCCTTTTAGTACAATAACTTACAGCCATTATCTTATAGAATCGATGAGAAAAAGATTTATAAACCTGTTTAACTTATACGGGTGCGCATCATAG
- the rsmD gene encoding 16S rRNA (guanine(966)-N(2))-methyltransferase RsmD yields the protein MRIIGGQYRGKQIPSDNRLTLRPTTDFAKEGLFNILSNRYDFENLDVLDLFAGTGSISYEFASRDARNIHSIEIDPQHVSFIRSVIKKIGLQQIRVVRDDVFHFLNICKEQYDIIFADPPYDMEKIIEIPDLILNKNILNPEGILILEHSRRTDFSSHPNLIDHRNYGNVHFSFFR from the coding sequence GTGCGCATCATAGGTGGTCAATACCGGGGGAAGCAAATACCTTCGGATAACAGGTTAACGCTTCGGCCAACTACCGATTTTGCAAAGGAAGGTTTGTTCAATATTCTTTCCAACAGGTATGATTTTGAGAATTTAGATGTGTTGGATCTATTTGCCGGCACTGGAAGTATTAGTTATGAATTTGCATCGCGTGATGCAAGAAATATCCATTCAATAGAAATAGACCCACAGCATGTTTCATTTATCCGTAGTGTTATAAAAAAAATAGGATTGCAACAAATACGGGTGGTACGGGATGATGTGTTTCATTTTTTGAATATATGCAAGGAGCAATATGATATCATATTTGCCGACCCCCCTTATGACATGGAAAAGATCATTGAAATACCGGATTTGATATTAAATAAAAATATACTAAACCCAGAAGGAATATTGATTCTCGAACATTCCAGACGTACGGATTTTTCATCTCATCCTAACTTAATCGATCACCGGAATTATGGGAATGTACATTTCAGCTTTTTTCGTTAA
- a CDS encoding lysoplasmalogenase, which translates to MKNYLFLLLLIPITAACLAVLGFGYAFHLILSLSCIIIVLVFPEEEVKTSAWLIALSFLISIAGDWMLGHRANFPDRFIYGIGLYFLAHIGYLSFCIRNGRVNILLLALSLVGYGIFFMLKLKPAISDDLLLISVLLYLIISCCTLAASLELSLSPTSRWLFFIGILSLVFSDTLIALHEFVRNDTLYFLMMPTFYASHIFITAAMMRKNNESLDENT; encoded by the coding sequence ATGAAAAACTATCTTTTTCTGTTACTTCTCATCCCTATAACAGCGGCATGTCTCGCTGTACTCGGGTTTGGATATGCCTTTCATTTGATATTATCTCTTTCTTGTATCATCATCGTATTGGTATTTCCGGAAGAAGAAGTAAAAACCTCTGCATGGTTAATTGCCCTTTCTTTTCTGATTTCCATTGCCGGAGACTGGATGTTAGGACATAGGGCGAATTTCCCGGATCGGTTTATTTATGGGATCGGACTTTACTTTTTAGCACATATTGGATATTTATCTTTTTGCATCAGGAATGGCAGGGTCAATATTCTCTTGCTTGCTTTATCATTGGTCGGTTACGGTATTTTCTTCATGCTGAAATTAAAGCCGGCCATCTCCGATGATTTATTACTGATATCCGTATTACTTTATTTAATAATATCCTGCTGTACCTTAGCTGCTTCGCTGGAATTGTCCTTATCCCCTACATCCAGATGGCTTTTTTTCATAGGAATACTCAGCCTTGTCTTTTCTGATACACTCATTGCATTACACGAATTTGTGAGAAATGATACACTCTATTTTTTGATGATGCCTACTTTTTATGCATCACATATTTTTATCACAGCCGCCATGATGAGAAAAAACAATGAAAGCCTAGACGAAAATACCTGA
- a CDS encoding cation diffusion facilitator family transporter — protein MDKVLSRDKILIRTSWISTIGNAILSVAKIIIGLFAGSLAVLGDGIDSATDVIISIVMIFTANIMNRPPTRKYVYGFEKAESIATKILSLIIFYAGVQMLVSSVKSMFSVESKELPAAIAIYVTIFSIIGKLALALYQQRQGKKINSSLLTANAVNMRNDVIISIGVLVGLIFTFILKLPVLDSITGLIISIFIIKSSISIFMDSNVELMDGVKDETIYNKIFEAVDKVPGASNPHRVRSRQMGNMYVIDLDIEADGDITLRESHDIANAVEKSIRQSVENVYDIVVHVEPIEKDHPKEQFGINREMM, from the coding sequence ATGGATAAAGTGCTTTCAAGGGATAAAATATTGATCAGGACATCGTGGATCAGTACGATTGGTAATGCTATATTATCAGTGGCCAAAATTATTATCGGACTATTTGCGGGAAGTTTAGCTGTCCTGGGAGATGGTATTGATTCTGCGACAGACGTCATTATTTCAATCGTGATGATTTTTACGGCCAATATTATGAATAGGCCGCCTACAAGAAAATACGTGTACGGTTTTGAAAAAGCCGAGAGCATTGCTACCAAAATATTGTCATTGATCATTTTTTATGCCGGTGTACAAATGCTCGTTTCATCTGTTAAGAGTATGTTTTCCGTTGAAAGTAAAGAACTTCCTGCTGCCATTGCTATTTATGTGACCATATTTTCTATTATTGGAAAATTGGCGCTGGCACTTTATCAGCAAAGGCAAGGGAAAAAAATTAATAGTTCTTTATTGACTGCTAATGCCGTTAATATGCGCAATGATGTCATCATTTCGATAGGTGTTTTAGTGGGACTGATATTCACTTTTATTCTTAAACTTCCGGTTCTTGATTCTATAACCGGATTAATCATCAGTATTTTTATAATAAAATCATCTATTAGTATATTCATGGATTCAAATGTTGAATTGATGGATGGTGTGAAGGATGAAACAATATACAATAAAATATTTGAAGCTGTAGATAAAGTCCCGGGAGCCAGTAATCCTCATCGTGTAAGATCCAGGCAGATGGGAAATATGTATGTGATAGATCTTGATATAGAGGCAGATGGAGATATTACCCTCAGGGAATCACATGATATTGCGAATGCTGTGGAAAAAAGTATCAGGCAGTCTGTTGAAAATGTGTATGACATTGTGGTACATGTGGAACCGATAGAAAAGGATCACCCTAAAGAACAGTTCGGAATTAACCGGGAAATGATGTAG
- a CDS encoding OprO/OprP family phosphate-selective porin, translating into MKKLYIIGICFLLLGSKLSAQHRESQNIFDKLLWDDKMLNVMVDTRVDFQTEFRSSDLQSASFRAQTIKLWLVGEIIPGIRYRFRYRLNKPQTPLIRDNYGSNVDHAWIAFDAGKNFTFTVGRQSVQLGTYEYDYNGADIYQSTMVNGDFDLYKTGINVAYRFAGQVMNFQVVNSDAPQFASEEYKNKAIAMNLLWQGSLFNNVLNTRWGYGAFQHTKSKFYNWFTAGTQIHVGDFTTELDYFYGARNMDYSSVVSVDSLGNRYVQDQSVSVNIKYNFGKWRPFVKGIWSLRHDKDYDRDAYQMSGIQGVIEYYPFENPLIKNLRFHLAYAYGNTGFKGEFGSLTDQHTHTLLIGMRWLFKVK; encoded by the coding sequence ATGAAGAAGCTATATATTATTGGTATTTGCTTTTTGCTGTTGGGGTCAAAATTATCCGCTCAACACAGAGAGAGTCAGAATATTTTTGATAAACTATTGTGGGATGATAAAATGCTGAATGTGATGGTAGACACCCGTGTCGATTTTCAAACGGAATTCCGGAGTTCTGATCTGCAGAGCGCTTCTTTTCGTGCGCAAACCATTAAGTTGTGGCTGGTAGGTGAAATAATTCCCGGGATACGTTACCGTTTCCGTTATCGTTTAAACAAGCCTCAAACACCGTTGATCCGTGATAATTACGGGAGCAATGTTGATCATGCCTGGATTGCTTTCGATGCAGGTAAAAACTTTACTTTCACAGTCGGACGGCAGTCAGTGCAACTTGGGACTTATGAATACGATTACAATGGTGCCGATATCTATCAATCCACTATGGTGAACGGGGATTTTGATTTATACAAAACAGGGATCAATGTAGCTTACCGTTTTGCCGGACAGGTAATGAATTTTCAGGTAGTGAATTCCGATGCTCCTCAATTTGCCAGTGAAGAATATAAAAACAAAGCTATTGCTATGAACTTGCTATGGCAGGGGAGCCTATTCAATAATGTATTGAACACCCGTTGGGGGTATGGTGCTTTTCAACATACGAAATCTAAATTTTATAACTGGTTCACTGCAGGTACACAAATACATGTAGGCGATTTTACTACTGAGCTGGATTATTTTTATGGAGCACGTAACATGGATTATTCATCCGTTGTAAGTGTTGATTCATTGGGAAACAGGTATGTCCAGGATCAATCGGTTTCTGTGAATATTAAGTATAATTTCGGAAAATGGAGGCCTTTTGTAAAAGGAATCTGGAGTCTTCGCCATGATAAGGATTATGATCGTGATGCATATCAAATGTCAGGTATACAGGGTGTTATAGAATATTATCCTTTTGAAAACCCGTTAATTAAAAATCTCCGGTTTCATCTGGCATATGCCTATGGAAATACCGGATTCAAAGGTGAATTTGGTAGCTTAACTGACCAGCACACACATACTTTATTGATAGGTATGAGATGGCTGTTTAAGGTGAAATAG